Proteins from one Gimesia maris genomic window:
- a CDS encoding WD40 repeat domain-containing serine/threonine-protein kinase codes for MTERRKLEEKQLRAGPMRSDSSQSALDEIVEVLLAVAESIRDRQRAGMLSGLIDPSQIWCDESKRTWQIVFNASGESEPISFPAEATWYEASTREELQTLPLKITEAQQQVDQIGLVFSVRLIDSYALGEFACRITADCSVSEYLQSPRVLQSIPVELRPLIDRALGFDPSQRCEDIEDLMTQLRTIQSLLRQEALTEDLSESLHLHRQLTKTDVDSGDEQAGLPFERIGHFQILRRIGSGGMGDVYEGYDESLKRKVAIKVLPPELGRHDSFVKRFYSEAASVAKIVHPHIVQIFFIGEDHGHHFFAMEFVDGESLAEQLGRAPLSVADALNVIVQILEGLQAAHRVGLVHRDVKPGNILREQKTNRYLLVDFGLVKSLQDDDGPTHSGTVLGTMDYISPEQGSSRAVDARSDLYSLGVVLYEIISGKLPFYADSPTGMIFQHVYERPVPLSEVAGLVPVEVSAIVSKMMAKNPAHRYADAQAALDDVRAFQNGEQLPSHAEQILQNDADYFFNPIAKAGTTRSATAIISAPGVNDFEEELEILSSGPSSLWGRIVERLYDWFETKSPHWAERLQNTQLQVDRAVLKLERHRDLLASLNRDAQLLLKQLQQDIKTKEKLQDDSEAEDDFLLQELRAACTEQVQQADTIQRQLHQVNARLAQVRTERDVLLARLRSAETRKRGGNASRSRTVVTILILVVSCMILLFVLKSTQFRTVQSGQGQPALKTIAATKAGAQSHHWPIESPREVIIPLQAKVRAMDIAVTRYIDKPAYTVIAALDNNTLIKYYFRSGLNYVVQTGFLGGPAGVKAIALSPQATLTAVAAGDNSIRLFETNKRGMEEYRRLEGHVQPVVSMTFSGDESTLVSLSEDRTVRYWDIRSGTEIRRFEVGRNDAELMAANSKLSRLLIGKRFRIDDSLVLWNSLESRPEKVFPTDAAPATLALSADARLAMAFAAGRIDVWNALTAEKIRSFAGVSQAAAFAPDVNRALTLQNRSLKLWQTDTGELIETRELQIKSSQRARILLAQNGAMGVVATSDKTLHLCFLPEVPPPKDLVYQFHAETPIHALDIASDGVWIAGGGAGMIYLWNMDHPPASFVLESPNQISSLAFSPNGGYLAYGTGQQGSTTNYVGVRKMEYTDHVQRFLKKTTDWQKLEGFEDRISSVAWDQSGKLILAASQGGQLKSWDPGKNKVESALQLNVPILHLSQLKEGARCLLVTGAHALELWDYAQSTSPEEFLQTAYEGIDCAVSDEHQLIAIADRRGLIHLLSQSDHSQVSVLESHSDLVTDLCFVPSSRLLAAAYRSGVVRLWDTRQFKMIKEYRNDPSPVTAIQASADARHVIAASLNGNVSIWKLP; via the coding sequence ATGACTGAACGCCGAAAACTGGAAGAGAAACAGCTGCGAGCCGGACCGATGCGTTCCGATTCCAGTCAATCGGCTTTGGATGAAATTGTAGAAGTATTGCTAGCAGTGGCTGAGTCTATTCGCGACCGACAGCGGGCGGGGATGCTCAGTGGCTTGATTGATCCTTCCCAGATCTGGTGCGATGAATCAAAGAGGACGTGGCAGATCGTCTTTAATGCATCGGGTGAGTCAGAGCCGATTTCGTTTCCCGCCGAGGCTACCTGGTACGAAGCGTCTACCCGTGAGGAATTACAGACGTTGCCGCTGAAGATTACAGAAGCGCAACAGCAAGTCGATCAGATCGGTCTGGTGTTCTCTGTTCGACTGATTGACAGTTATGCATTGGGAGAATTTGCCTGTCGGATCACGGCGGACTGCAGTGTTTCGGAATATCTGCAAAGCCCCCGCGTGTTACAGAGTATTCCTGTAGAGCTTCGACCACTGATTGACCGAGCACTGGGATTTGACCCCAGTCAACGTTGTGAAGACATCGAAGATCTGATGACTCAGCTCAGAACCATTCAGAGCCTGCTTAGACAGGAAGCATTGACGGAAGACCTTTCTGAGTCTCTTCACCTGCATCGGCAATTGACTAAGACGGACGTGGATTCAGGCGATGAGCAGGCAGGGCTTCCCTTTGAACGCATTGGTCACTTTCAGATCCTTCGACGCATTGGCAGCGGCGGGATGGGAGACGTTTATGAAGGATATGATGAATCGCTGAAACGCAAAGTGGCAATCAAGGTTCTGCCACCGGAACTGGGGCGGCATGATTCATTCGTGAAGCGGTTTTATTCAGAAGCGGCCAGCGTCGCGAAGATCGTACATCCTCATATTGTTCAGATCTTTTTCATAGGGGAAGATCACGGTCATCATTTCTTTGCGATGGAATTTGTCGATGGAGAGTCTCTCGCAGAACAATTGGGACGTGCACCGCTTTCCGTTGCAGATGCCTTGAACGTGATCGTGCAGATTCTCGAAGGGCTGCAGGCGGCGCATCGGGTGGGGCTCGTGCACCGGGATGTCAAGCCGGGTAACATTCTCAGAGAGCAGAAAACCAACCGTTATCTGCTGGTCGACTTCGGGCTGGTCAAATCCCTGCAGGACGACGACGGACCGACGCACTCCGGAACTGTACTGGGCACAATGGATTATATCTCCCCCGAACAGGGCAGCAGCAGAGCCGTGGATGCGCGCAGTGACCTGTATTCCCTGGGCGTTGTACTCTATGAAATTATCAGCGGGAAGTTGCCGTTCTACGCGGACAGCCCCACCGGAATGATCTTTCAACATGTCTATGAGCGTCCTGTGCCTCTGTCCGAGGTCGCTGGTCTGGTTCCTGTTGAGGTTTCGGCTATCGTTTCAAAGATGATGGCCAAGAACCCCGCGCACCGCTATGCAGACGCCCAGGCGGCTCTGGATGATGTCAGGGCGTTTCAGAATGGTGAACAACTTCCTTCGCATGCAGAGCAGATTCTTCAGAACGATGCTGACTATTTTTTCAACCCGATTGCAAAGGCGGGGACTACCAGGTCTGCCACCGCCATTATCTCTGCGCCAGGCGTCAATGATTTCGAAGAAGAACTGGAGATTCTCAGTAGCGGTCCTTCCAGTCTCTGGGGCCGGATTGTAGAGCGTCTTTACGACTGGTTTGAAACGAAGTCCCCGCACTGGGCAGAACGCCTGCAGAATACTCAGTTGCAGGTCGATCGAGCCGTTTTAAAGCTGGAACGGCATCGCGATCTGCTGGCATCTCTGAACCGGGATGCGCAACTGCTGCTCAAACAACTGCAGCAGGATATCAAAACAAAAGAAAAGCTACAGGATGACAGCGAGGCAGAAGATGATTTCCTGCTGCAGGAACTTCGGGCTGCCTGTACCGAGCAGGTGCAGCAGGCCGATACCATCCAGAGACAACTTCATCAGGTGAATGCACGACTGGCTCAGGTGCGGACTGAACGCGATGTTCTGTTGGCCCGTTTACGCAGTGCGGAAACTCGCAAGCGAGGGGGTAATGCATCTCGCAGTCGAACAGTGGTGACCATCCTGATTCTGGTTGTGAGCTGCATGATACTCTTGTTTGTGCTGAAGAGCACTCAATTCAGGACGGTGCAATCAGGGCAAGGTCAGCCAGCGCTGAAAACAATAGCCGCAACCAAGGCGGGAGCACAGTCACACCACTGGCCCATTGAATCTCCCCGGGAGGTTATCATCCCGCTCCAGGCCAAAGTCCGTGCAATGGACATTGCTGTTACGCGGTACATCGACAAGCCTGCTTACACGGTCATCGCTGCACTCGATAATAATACATTGATAAAATATTACTTTCGAAGTGGGTTGAACTATGTTGTTCAAACGGGATTTCTGGGGGGCCCTGCCGGTGTGAAAGCGATTGCTCTTTCTCCCCAGGCAACGTTGACTGCGGTTGCAGCCGGAGACAATTCAATTCGTCTCTTTGAAACGAACAAAAGGGGAATGGAAGAATACCGCCGACTGGAGGGACATGTTCAGCCTGTGGTCAGCATGACATTTTCCGGAGACGAATCGACCCTGGTTTCCCTGAGTGAAGACCGTACGGTACGCTATTGGGATATCAGATCCGGTACGGAAATCCGCCGTTTCGAAGTCGGCCGCAACGATGCAGAGTTGATGGCAGCAAATAGTAAACTGAGTCGCCTGCTGATCGGAAAGAGGTTTCGTATTGACGACTCCCTGGTTTTGTGGAACTCGCTGGAATCGAGGCCGGAAAAGGTCTTTCCGACCGATGCTGCTCCAGCAACGCTCGCCCTGTCAGCAGATGCGCGGCTGGCTATGGCTTTCGCGGCAGGACGCATCGATGTGTGGAATGCGTTGACTGCAGAAAAAATTCGCTCTTTTGCGGGAGTCAGCCAGGCTGCTGCCTTTGCACCTGATGTCAATCGGGCGTTAACGCTGCAAAACCGCAGTCTGAAACTCTGGCAAACCGATACAGGGGAACTGATCGAGACTCGTGAGCTGCAAATCAAGTCCAGCCAGCGGGCCAGAATACTGCTGGCACAAAACGGGGCCATGGGGGTCGTGGCGACTTCTGATAAGACGCTGCATCTATGTTTTCTGCCTGAGGTCCCTCCGCCAAAAGATCTCGTGTATCAGTTTCACGCGGAGACCCCGATTCACGCCCTGGACATTGCCTCCGATGGGGTCTGGATTGCCGGGGGAGGAGCAGGGATGATTTACCTGTGGAACATGGATCATCCTCCAGCGAGTTTCGTGCTGGAGTCTCCCAATCAGATTTCGAGTCTGGCATTCTCTCCGAACGGGGGATATCTCGCTTACGGAACGGGTCAGCAAGGTTCCACCACCAATTATGTTGGCGTGCGGAAAATGGAATACACCGATCATGTGCAGCGATTTCTCAAAAAAACAACGGACTGGCAAAAGCTGGAAGGATTTGAGGATCGGATTTCATCAGTGGCGTGGGATCAGAGCGGCAAACTGATCCTGGCTGCCAGTCAGGGCGGTCAGCTCAAAAGCTGGGATCCGGGAAAGAACAAGGTGGAGTCTGCGCTTCAGCTGAATGTACCCATCCTGCATTTATCACAACTAAAGGAGGGAGCCCGCTGCCTGCTGGTTACAGGGGCGCATGCGCTGGAACTCTGGGATTATGCGCAAAGTACATCGCCGGAAGAATTTCTGCAGACTGCTTATGAAGGGATCGACTGCGCGGTCAGTGATGAACATCAGCTGATTGCGATAGCCGATCGCCGGGGGCTGATTCATCTACTCTCACAAAGCGATCACTCTCAAGTGAGTGTGCTGGAGAGCCATTCCGATCTGGTAACGGATCTGTGCTTTGTACCCTCTTCCCGGTTACTGGCCGCAGCGTATCGGAGTGGCGTCGTCCGGTTGTGGGACACTCGACAGTTTAAAATGATCAAAGAATATCGCAACGACCCTTCACCTGTGACAGCAATACAGGCGAGTGCTGATGCCCGGCATGTCATTGCTGCTTCCCTGAATGGAAACGTCAGTATCTGGAAACTGCCCTGA
- a CDS encoding WD40 repeat domain-containing protein produces MMMKRKWWIISAGLLVILAVGIAKKFDLFTRAAESIADAAHQKQQARQTFTPPTPPPRLSEAEEQRRELLQERTDNRGRILFPPTAVAEMKIDPELVKGIPWEKQYQPVPLNEVKVTYTENQFQQDRAEWYQNLFLTEYEQHDDRDPRWDEAARAFLKEAGRRASIARYREFRSPKFYPDQLDDQLVKQGLQVLDLGCNDPLVISLLIEALGRQKMFTELTASTQKLQELYTPDHYSEIARFQILKILVRYGKGTDLREEMSHSFRKAIQDKQLTSLERRIYLHEGQIMLAPVHQSKLGQFIISLEQQADADPWLKNMILGTFYYELGLDEGMLRYFWPAYTKVNQSNPLNVNSVIMGHLRKSYRLYLQAYQIAPELPETPLKLFRMSFRQNLQLKISEDLPDGKGEPDRLSPASPRYWFDRAIAAQFDFRPMYRQYRVALIPPPIIYENWERFQPALQFGVECLNTERFDTQVPFGFQDAVQAIIAHSEYSRGPAGPRSREVYGFKDILPQMKRMVEGYASHFNAEQKDYYASLLAGINWIQGNQKIAKTQFAALGSRLKPEALEEVYLDRMEVKRSESKRKARNLLTVDLKELQGTGFLSDRSQLMLCLPGGKVQTWDLKTHEMVKEYSLLPDVKPEASMQYSISEGAKYITCYQHPEIKVYETESFSEVASLKLPGTEPVKSHRISNTGKYLVVAVAEQVEIWDVATQSKLAEINIRAVQTKVYEFEWRDFLQHIREICFNADDSQLAFVRGVVIKKFRPGYWAPGALPHVVNVLYVWDLEQQKLVYQGIPFQPNINAIEFTDTENELLISGTEWSLVEFEPGARPETRETCSIKLMNLEEGEKTIQQYAGRDKPLWVPRAFGKDRSQLIALSENELLVWDWQSGRELTSLQQHPDNVRFLLTPPERDRLVTIDVKGNVKLFSGELIPDVRSVLTEPDLYPHQHPREIKFDPDSQRVGVCNEQTGALIWDFSDPSKVKGRLYRASGPVGTRAFDFSPDFNYLATTADTMPRAIIRELQEKAPVSIWDTESGEVVRILEGETSFVESGTFDPTGRYFVSGLKDGNIMVWDLESESNLPVQILKDHVASVTKLKFSPDGRLLLSGGCGGEAFGKKVMPAVKIWTRSEPGGEFQVQQTIELDRKVPPTFGVQDLDLSPDGKWILASCNQKTSLISLKGELRCTVEGGTVLFLPDNKQFITAGGRTVRSISLWNYDGLETQSFPYNPPRFITVLSLFPDSTAILSSSYGEGIKAWFLRSGEQVTFLADLFPVESTESGSEDQERN; encoded by the coding sequence ATGATGATGAAACGTAAATGGTGGATTATCAGTGCCGGACTTCTCGTAATACTGGCTGTGGGGATTGCTAAGAAGTTCGACCTGTTCACACGGGCGGCCGAGTCTATTGCTGACGCCGCACATCAAAAGCAGCAGGCCAGGCAGACGTTTACTCCACCGACACCCCCGCCACGACTCAGCGAGGCAGAAGAGCAACGACGTGAACTGCTGCAGGAAAGAACCGACAATCGGGGACGGATTCTCTTTCCTCCGACTGCTGTTGCCGAGATGAAAATCGATCCCGAACTGGTGAAAGGCATTCCCTGGGAGAAGCAGTACCAGCCCGTTCCGCTGAATGAAGTGAAGGTCACCTATACCGAAAATCAGTTTCAACAGGATCGTGCGGAATGGTACCAGAATCTGTTTTTAACAGAGTATGAACAGCACGACGACCGCGATCCCCGTTGGGATGAAGCGGCGCGTGCCTTTCTGAAAGAAGCAGGTCGACGGGCATCAATAGCCCGTTATCGAGAGTTCCGCTCACCGAAGTTTTATCCCGACCAGCTGGACGACCAGCTCGTGAAACAGGGGCTGCAGGTACTTGACCTGGGCTGCAACGATCCGCTGGTGATCAGCCTGTTGATCGAAGCGTTGGGCAGGCAGAAAATGTTTACGGAGCTGACTGCCTCTACCCAAAAACTGCAGGAACTCTACACTCCCGATCACTACTCGGAGATCGCCCGTTTTCAGATTCTGAAAATACTGGTGCGCTACGGAAAGGGAACCGATTTGAGGGAGGAAATGTCACACAGTTTCCGCAAAGCCATCCAGGACAAGCAGCTGACGTCACTGGAAAGACGGATTTATCTGCACGAAGGGCAAATCATGCTGGCTCCGGTACATCAATCGAAGCTGGGGCAATTCATTATTTCGCTGGAACAACAGGCTGACGCCGACCCGTGGCTCAAAAACATGATTCTGGGAACGTTTTATTATGAACTGGGGTTGGACGAAGGTATGCTCAGATACTTTTGGCCCGCTTATACCAAAGTGAATCAGTCCAACCCGTTAAACGTGAACTCGGTAATTATGGGACACCTGCGCAAATCGTATCGGCTGTATCTCCAGGCTTACCAGATCGCCCCTGAACTCCCGGAAACCCCGCTGAAGCTGTTTCGCATGTCGTTCCGACAGAATCTCCAACTGAAGATTTCGGAGGATCTTCCCGATGGGAAAGGGGAGCCCGATCGGCTTTCACCGGCGAGCCCGCGGTACTGGTTTGACCGGGCGATCGCTGCCCAGTTTGATTTCAGGCCCATGTATCGCCAGTATCGCGTCGCCCTGATTCCTCCACCGATCATCTACGAGAACTGGGAGCGTTTTCAGCCGGCGCTCCAGTTCGGAGTGGAATGCCTGAATACCGAGCGGTTTGATACACAGGTTCCTTTCGGCTTTCAGGATGCCGTGCAGGCGATCATTGCCCACAGTGAATATTCGCGAGGGCCCGCCGGACCCCGCAGTCGTGAGGTCTATGGGTTTAAAGACATCTTGCCGCAGATGAAGCGGATGGTGGAGGGGTATGCATCCCATTTCAATGCCGAACAGAAAGATTATTACGCTTCACTCCTGGCCGGTATAAACTGGATTCAGGGGAATCAGAAGATTGCGAAAACGCAATTTGCCGCGCTGGGATCGCGGCTGAAACCGGAGGCACTTGAGGAAGTCTATCTTGATCGAATGGAGGTGAAACGCAGTGAATCCAAACGGAAAGCCAGAAACCTGCTGACGGTGGACCTGAAAGAACTGCAGGGGACCGGTTTCCTGTCAGATCGTTCCCAGCTGATGCTTTGTCTGCCCGGCGGAAAGGTTCAGACCTGGGACCTCAAAACCCATGAAATGGTAAAGGAATATTCGCTGCTGCCTGATGTCAAACCGGAGGCATCGATGCAGTACAGTATTTCAGAGGGCGCGAAATACATCACCTGTTATCAGCATCCCGAAATCAAAGTCTACGAGACAGAATCGTTTTCCGAAGTGGCCAGCCTGAAATTACCAGGAACCGAACCGGTGAAATCGCATCGGATTTCGAATACGGGAAAGTACCTCGTTGTCGCAGTGGCAGAACAGGTGGAAATCTGGGACGTCGCGACGCAAAGCAAGCTTGCTGAAATCAACATTCGCGCGGTCCAGACGAAGGTTTATGAATTCGAGTGGAGAGACTTCCTGCAGCACATCAGGGAAATCTGTTTTAACGCCGATGATTCACAGCTGGCTTTCGTGCGAGGTGTAGTCATCAAGAAATTCCGTCCAGGTTACTGGGCACCCGGCGCACTTCCCCATGTCGTCAATGTTTTGTACGTCTGGGACCTGGAACAGCAGAAACTGGTTTACCAGGGAATTCCTTTTCAACCCAACATCAATGCGATTGAATTTACTGACACTGAAAACGAACTGCTGATCTCAGGTACAGAATGGAGCCTGGTGGAATTTGAACCTGGCGCAAGACCTGAAACCAGGGAGACCTGTTCGATCAAGTTGATGAATCTCGAAGAGGGAGAGAAGACCATCCAGCAGTATGCCGGCCGTGACAAACCGCTCTGGGTACCGCGTGCCTTCGGGAAAGATCGTTCCCAGCTGATCGCCTTGTCGGAAAATGAGCTGCTGGTCTGGGACTGGCAGAGTGGCCGGGAGCTGACCAGTCTCCAGCAGCATCCCGACAATGTCCGTTTTCTGCTGACGCCCCCTGAAAGGGACCGGTTGGTGACCATTGATGTAAAGGGGAACGTCAAACTCTTTTCTGGTGAACTGATTCCCGATGTGCGTTCCGTATTGACGGAACCCGATCTGTATCCCCATCAGCATCCCCGCGAAATCAAATTTGATCCGGATTCGCAGCGGGTAGGGGTCTGCAACGAACAGACAGGGGCATTGATCTGGGACTTTTCCGATCCGTCAAAGGTCAAAGGAAGGTTATACCGGGCGTCGGGACCGGTGGGCACCAGGGCATTCGATTTCAGTCCCGACTTCAATTATCTTGCGACGACTGCTGACACGATGCCTCGTGCGATCATACGCGAACTCCAGGAAAAGGCGCCCGTTTCCATCTGGGATACGGAATCGGGTGAAGTGGTGCGCATTCTGGAAGGAGAAACCAGCTTTGTCGAGTCGGGTACGTTTGATCCCACGGGCCGCTATTTTGTCAGTGGTCTCAAGGATGGTAACATCATGGTCTGGGACCTGGAGTCCGAATCGAATCTGCCGGTTCAGATCCTCAAAGATCACGTGGCCAGTGTCACAAAGCTGAAGTTTTCACCGGACGGCAGGCTGTTGCTCTCCGGGGGATGTGGCGGGGAAGCGTTTGGTAAAAAGGTGATGCCTGCAGTAAAAATCTGGACCAGGTCTGAGCCAGGGGGGGAATTTCAAGTCCAGCAGACGATCGAACTGGATCGCAAGGTACCACCCACATTCGGCGTGCAGGATCTTGATCTGTCTCCGGACGGCAAATGGATTCTTGCCTCCTGCAATCAGAAAACCTCCCTGATCTCACTCAAAGGTGAGTTGCGCTGCACGGTGGAAGGAGGGACGGTGCTGTTTTTGCCTGACAACAAACAGTTCATCACAGCCGGGGGCAGAACGGTACGGAGCATTTCCCTCTGGAATTATGATGGACTGGAGACGCAGTCCTTTCCTTACAATCCGCCCCGGTTCATTACGGTATTGTCGCTCTTTCCTGATTCGACAGCCATCCTGTCATCTTCGTACGGCGAAGGTATCAAAGCCTGGTTCCTTCGATCAGGGGAACAGGTAACGTTTCTGGCGGATCTCTTTCCCGTTGAGAGTACAGAAAGTGGCAGCGAGGATCAGGAAAGAAATTGA